Proteins encoded within one genomic window of Xylophilus sp. GOD-11R:
- a CDS encoding hydrolase, giving the protein MAASSKLLTPDNCALLLIDQQAGLAFGVQSIDKQVLLNNSLALARTASAFGLPVVASTSATKVYSGPLLPALRAALPDQPVIDRRSMNVFEDETVLAAIEATGRKKLLFSGMLTEACIAFAVLSAQEAGYECFVVADACGGQSATGHEMALRRMQDGGATMTSWLQVVLELQRDWTRRATYDAARAIVEANGGGYGIGLAYARDMLPH; this is encoded by the coding sequence ATGGCCGCCTCTTCCAAGCTCCTCACCCCCGACAACTGCGCGCTGCTGCTCATCGACCAGCAGGCGGGCCTCGCCTTCGGCGTGCAGTCGATCGACAAGCAGGTGTTGCTCAACAACTCCCTGGCGCTGGCACGCACCGCCAGCGCCTTCGGCCTGCCCGTCGTCGCCAGCACCTCGGCCACCAAGGTCTACAGCGGACCCTTGCTGCCGGCCCTGCGCGCCGCACTGCCCGATCAGCCGGTGATCGACCGGCGCAGCATGAACGTCTTCGAAGACGAGACGGTGCTGGCCGCGATCGAGGCCACCGGCCGCAAGAAACTGCTGTTCTCCGGCATGCTGACCGAAGCCTGCATCGCGTTCGCGGTGCTGAGCGCGCAGGAGGCCGGCTACGAATGCTTCGTCGTCGCCGACGCCTGCGGCGGCCAAAGCGCCACCGGCCACGAGATGGCATTGCGGCGCATGCAGGACGGCGGCGCCACCATGACCTCGTGGCTGCAAGTCGTGCTGGAACTCCAGCGCGACTGGACCCGCCGCGCCACCTACGACGCCGCGCGCGCCATCGTCGAAGCCAATGGTGGCGGCTACGGTATCGGCCTGGCCTACGCCCGCGATATGCTGCCGCACTGA
- a CDS encoding sugar porter family MFS transporter: MPKYSPPTTSSSSAVTEAPSPGMSPSAYMSLVATIAAIAGGLYGYDTGIIAGALLQISSEFQLGHAMQEVVAASILAGAVLGALTCTRLSARIGRRYTIMTVAAIFTFGVLACATAPSMAWLTIWRFVLGFAVGGSTQIVPTYIAELAPPDKRGRLVTYFNVSIGVGILLAAIIGFALQESWSWRWMIGVAAMPALALLLGMVWMPRSPRWLMEQGRPAQAREALQMVRETPAEVRAEMAEMRESQRQQQHMARGWSGMRERWVRPALVAGLGVAAFTQLSGIEMMIYYTPTFLTSAGFGRSSALLAALGVAIVYLVMTFIGKTVVDLVGRRALTLAMMPLAALSLVGLGAVFFFHLGGDHHGAWVVGLLLSFMVFNSVGIQVIGWLMGSELYPLAIRDQATGAHAAMLWGSNLLLTGTALSMVNWLGIGAAMWVYAALNALGFVFVFVYVPETRSRSLEDIEQALRDGTFSPLASQRAG, from the coding sequence ATGCCCAAGTATTCACCGCCCACCACTTCTTCCAGCTCCGCCGTGACCGAAGCGCCGTCGCCCGGCATGTCGCCCTCGGCCTACATGTCGCTCGTGGCGACCATCGCCGCCATCGCCGGCGGCCTCTACGGCTACGACACCGGAATCATCGCCGGCGCGCTTTTGCAGATCTCCAGCGAATTCCAGCTCGGCCACGCCATGCAGGAAGTGGTGGCCGCTTCGATCCTGGCTGGCGCGGTACTGGGTGCGCTCACCTGCACCCGGTTGTCGGCCCGCATCGGGCGCCGCTACACCATCATGACGGTGGCGGCGATCTTCACCTTCGGCGTTCTGGCCTGCGCCACGGCACCCAGCATGGCGTGGCTCACCATCTGGCGTTTCGTGCTCGGTTTTGCGGTCGGCGGCTCGACGCAGATCGTGCCGACCTATATCGCCGAGCTCGCTCCGCCGGACAAGCGCGGCCGCCTGGTGACGTACTTCAACGTTTCGATCGGCGTCGGCATTCTGCTGGCTGCGATCATCGGCTTCGCGCTGCAGGAGTCGTGGAGCTGGCGGTGGATGATCGGCGTGGCGGCGATGCCTGCGCTGGCGTTGCTGCTGGGCATGGTCTGGATGCCGCGCAGCCCGCGCTGGCTGATGGAGCAGGGCCGTCCAGCCCAGGCGCGCGAGGCGCTGCAGATGGTGCGCGAGACGCCGGCCGAAGTGCGCGCCGAAATGGCCGAGATGCGCGAGTCGCAGAGGCAGCAGCAGCACATGGCGCGTGGCTGGAGCGGCATGCGCGAACGCTGGGTGCGGCCGGCGCTGGTGGCGGGCCTCGGCGTCGCCGCCTTCACGCAGCTCTCGGGGATCGAGATGATGATTTACTACACGCCCACCTTTCTCACCAGCGCTGGATTCGGCCGCTCGTCCGCACTGCTGGCGGCGCTCGGCGTGGCGATCGTCTACCTGGTCATGACCTTCATCGGCAAGACGGTGGTCGACCTGGTGGGCCGGCGCGCCCTCACGCTGGCGATGATGCCGCTGGCCGCGCTTTCGCTGGTGGGGCTGGGTGCGGTGTTTTTCTTTCATCTCGGCGGCGACCACCACGGCGCGTGGGTGGTCGGCCTGTTGCTGTCGTTCATGGTCTTCAATTCGGTCGGCATCCAGGTCATCGGCTGGCTCATGGGCTCGGAGCTGTATCCGCTGGCGATCCGCGACCAGGCGACCGGCGCCCACGCCGCCATGCTCTGGGGCTCCAATCTGTTGCTCACCGGGACAGCGCTGTCAATGGTGAACTGGCTCGGCATCGGTGCTGCGATGTGGGTCTATGCGGCGCTGAATGCGCTGGGTTTCGTATTCGTCTTCGTCTACGTGCCGGAGACCCGTTCGCGGTCGCTGGAGGACATCGAACAGGCACTGCGCGACGGCACGTTTTCGCCGCTGGCCTCGCAGCGCGCAGGCTGA
- a CDS encoding LysR family transcriptional regulator, translating into MTNFNRLDLNLLLTLDTLLTEHNVTRAAERLNLSQPSVSTQLARLREAFADPLLLPGPRGMRPTAKADALRQPLREALDQLRCAVSVAEPFDPASAGHTWRVAATDYGGSAVLAPAIAGLRLAAPGTRLAMLEMAPPRISRQAERGDIDLALHTTEGAPPGLHRRVLFSERYVLAGRAGHPKLRRRPTPAQLCRLEHVIVSPDGGGFDGPTDAALAALGLTRRVVLSVPQFLFAASVVAKSDLVAMLPARIVRGRVDLQVVEAPVEVPGYELAMLWHERLHRDPAHRWLRDFLAEVVAR; encoded by the coding sequence ATGACCAATTTCAACCGGCTCGATCTCAACCTGCTGCTCACGCTCGACACCTTGCTGACCGAGCACAACGTGACCCGCGCCGCCGAGCGTCTGAACCTGTCGCAGCCCTCGGTCAGCACGCAACTGGCGCGGTTGCGGGAGGCGTTCGCCGATCCGTTGCTGCTGCCCGGGCCTCGCGGCATGCGCCCCACCGCCAAGGCCGACGCATTGCGGCAACCGTTGCGCGAAGCGCTCGATCAGCTGCGCTGTGCGGTATCGGTGGCGGAGCCTTTCGATCCCGCCAGCGCAGGCCACACGTGGCGCGTGGCTGCGACCGATTACGGGGGCAGCGCGGTACTGGCCCCCGCCATCGCCGGCCTGCGCCTCGCCGCGCCGGGCACCCGGCTCGCCATGCTCGAAATGGCGCCGCCGCGCATTTCGCGGCAGGCTGAACGCGGGGACATCGACCTCGCGCTGCATACCACCGAAGGTGCGCCCCCAGGCCTGCATCGCCGCGTGCTGTTTTCGGAGCGTTATGTGCTGGCAGGCCGGGCCGGGCATCCCAAATTGAGGCGCAGGCCGACGCCGGCGCAGTTGTGCCGGCTCGAACACGTGATCGTGTCGCCCGACGGTGGTGGCTTCGACGGTCCGACCGACGCGGCACTGGCCGCCTTGGGCCTGACTCGCCGTGTGGTGCTGTCCGTACCGCAGTTTTTGTTCGCAGCCAGCGTGGTGGCCAAGAGCGACCTGGTCGCCATGCTTCCCGCGCGCATCGTGCGGGGCCGCGTGGATCTGCAGGTGGTGGAGGCGCCGGTGGAAGTACCGGGATATGAGCTCGCCATGCTGTGGCACGAGCGCCTGCATCGCGATCCAGCGCACCGCTGGCTGCGCGATTTTCTGGCCGAGGTGGTGGCCCGCTAG
- a CDS encoding SDR family oxidoreductase, with protein MSTTQKIALVTGATRGIGFETVRQLAQSGALVLLAGRKPDSAVEAADRLKAEGLSVEPITLDVTDSGQIAAAAALIQQRFGCLDILVNNAGVLVDDLQRKPSAQSLDTWRKTFDTNVFAVVEVTQALLPLLKAAPAGRIVNVSSQLGSLGWHTDPSSPIYDFKIPAYNASKTAVNAWTIHLAYELKDTPLKVNAIHPGYVQTEMNGGNGEIGVSEGARSSVGMALLDANGPSGSFTHLGKTLPW; from the coding sequence ATGAGCACCACCCAGAAAATCGCACTTGTCACCGGCGCTACCCGAGGCATCGGCTTCGAAACCGTCCGCCAGCTCGCCCAGTCCGGCGCACTGGTGTTGCTAGCCGGCCGCAAGCCCGACAGCGCCGTCGAGGCCGCCGACCGCCTGAAGGCCGAAGGACTGTCGGTCGAGCCGATCACCCTCGACGTGACCGACAGCGGGCAGATCGCCGCGGCTGCAGCCCTGATCCAGCAGCGTTTCGGCTGCCTCGACATCCTGGTCAACAACGCCGGCGTGCTGGTCGACGACCTGCAGCGAAAGCCTTCAGCGCAAAGCCTGGACACCTGGCGCAAGACCTTCGACACCAACGTCTTCGCGGTGGTCGAAGTGACGCAGGCCCTGCTGCCGCTGCTCAAGGCGGCGCCGGCCGGCCGCATCGTCAACGTGTCGAGCCAGCTCGGCTCGCTGGGCTGGCACACCGATCCGTCCTCACCCATCTACGACTTCAAGATCCCGGCCTACAACGCGTCCAAGACCGCCGTCAACGCCTGGACCATCCACCTCGCCTACGAACTCAAGGACACGCCGCTCAAGGTCAACGCGATCCACCCCGGCTACGTGCAGACCGAGATGAACGGCGGCAACGGCGAGATCGGTGTGAGCGAAGGCGCGCGCAGCAGCGTGGGCATGGCCCTGCTCGACGCGAACGGTCCCTCGGGCAGCTTCACCCACCTGGGCAAGACGCTGCCCTGGTAA
- a CDS encoding type VI secretion system Vgr family protein, translated as MSQSQNPAARGLKLSGPAVHQDQLPPLQAISFEGREAINDLFEYRVLVQTPELPPGAPPWVLDGRLMLGREMTVHIELEGAGTFATGAAGALGKSGLGAGERQISGVVAEVLHRDADARHLALELVLRPGFWQATLGAHHHAFHGVTAVHAIDAVLAPHPWLIDKRLIETYPTLDRITQWGETDWRFCCRLMQQNGINFHFEHVGGTHRLVLSDHNGAFRPYGDEQGPYRLIPVFPPGHRTDREYIHSFSTRTALVGRSWEARDYDYTQPRLQLVASDGEPTGQASHARGEVYQWRSAGHTQGALWSQPNAGGDPQANTLARDHARWLARIRLEERLQHACRAEGAGNIRGIVTGCSFHLEGHHQPEANTGHLVRWTEISVRAPGQESQHAHAAGGWSIETRFATQPVNVSLRPELTLAKPLVHGPQPGIVAGPHQGKVHTDSLGRIKVWQPWQRHAARDGDASPWLRVAHPWSGNQQGSGFLPRVGQEVVVDHCGGDPDLPIVLAGVHNAMNLPGWQLPGQHALTGIRSRELTENGGNGAGGRSNHVVLDDSTGHIQAQIKSDHQHSSVSLGDIHRIDGNAGRQDARGQGAELRTDGHGAFRAALGMLLTTEGQAGGLGGMKDVTAALRLLGDASGRQDALAKTAQDHRVQDSGDQHAVQLQQERDAREIRGSGEALGEFRQPHLVINSAAGVQSVAATTTQQASGRHHAIVTGEHTSISAGGSVLASAARAIRLFAQKAGMRLFAAEGNVEVQAQEGCVDIRASDTIRIKARVIEIDVSQLATINGGGSFSRWEAAGVDHGTPGPWTVRSAGTQSSGPQSMPVPVVDLPRVPAYAEQFQAVNRNQGGVAVAGLPFKATVADGRTLEGHTDAHGRTPMFFGDAAELVEVHWGGLKRSELFSDQAGDDTPNC; from the coding sequence ATGAGCCAGTCCCAGAACCCAGCTGCACGCGGCTTGAAGCTGAGCGGTCCGGCCGTGCATCAGGACCAGCTGCCACCCTTGCAGGCAATCTCGTTCGAAGGCCGCGAGGCCATCAACGATCTTTTCGAATACCGCGTCCTTGTCCAGACGCCCGAGTTACCCCCGGGCGCGCCGCCCTGGGTTCTCGACGGGCGACTGATGCTCGGTCGGGAGATGACCGTGCACATCGAACTCGAAGGAGCGGGCACGTTTGCGACGGGGGCGGCCGGTGCCCTGGGAAAATCCGGACTAGGCGCAGGCGAACGTCAGATCAGCGGTGTTGTCGCCGAGGTGCTGCACCGCGACGCCGATGCCCGGCATCTGGCGCTGGAACTCGTGCTGCGCCCCGGATTCTGGCAAGCCACCCTTGGTGCGCACCATCACGCCTTCCATGGCGTGACGGCCGTCCACGCCATCGACGCCGTGCTGGCCCCACATCCCTGGCTTATCGACAAACGGCTGATCGAGACCTATCCGACGCTGGACCGCATCACCCAATGGGGCGAAACCGACTGGCGCTTCTGCTGCCGGCTGATGCAGCAGAACGGCATCAACTTTCATTTCGAGCACGTCGGAGGAACCCATCGGCTGGTGCTGAGCGACCACAACGGCGCCTTCCGGCCGTACGGCGACGAACAAGGTCCCTACCGTCTCATTCCCGTTTTCCCCCCGGGCCACCGCACCGACCGCGAGTACATCCATTCCTTCAGTACCCGCACCGCACTCGTCGGGCGCAGCTGGGAGGCACGCGACTACGACTACACGCAACCCCGGCTTCAGCTCGTCGCGAGCGATGGCGAACCGACCGGGCAAGCCAGCCATGCGCGTGGCGAGGTCTACCAATGGCGCAGTGCCGGCCACACCCAGGGCGCGCTGTGGAGTCAGCCGAACGCCGGCGGCGACCCGCAGGCCAACACGCTCGCACGCGATCACGCGCGTTGGCTGGCGCGTATCCGGCTGGAAGAACGGCTCCAGCACGCCTGCCGTGCGGAAGGCGCAGGGAACATTCGAGGCATCGTGACCGGCTGCAGCTTTCACCTGGAGGGGCACCACCAGCCAGAGGCGAACACCGGGCACCTTGTCCGGTGGACCGAGATCTCGGTCCGTGCGCCGGGGCAGGAAAGTCAGCATGCCCATGCCGCGGGTGGCTGGTCGATCGAAACCCGCTTTGCCACCCAACCCGTCAACGTTTCGCTTCGTCCAGAGCTCACCCTTGCCAAGCCGCTGGTCCATGGCCCGCAACCCGGCATCGTGGCAGGGCCGCACCAGGGCAAGGTCCATACCGATTCATTGGGTCGCATCAAGGTCTGGCAACCCTGGCAACGGCACGCTGCGCGAGACGGGGATGCCAGCCCTTGGCTGCGCGTGGCCCATCCCTGGTCCGGCAATCAGCAGGGCTCGGGGTTTCTGCCCCGCGTCGGTCAGGAAGTCGTCGTCGACCACTGCGGCGGTGACCCGGACCTTCCTATCGTCCTGGCAGGCGTGCACAACGCCATGAACCTGCCGGGTTGGCAATTACCCGGCCAGCACGCGCTCACCGGCATCCGCAGCCGTGAGCTCACCGAGAACGGTGGCAACGGGGCAGGCGGGCGCAGCAACCATGTGGTTCTCGACGACAGCACCGGACATATCCAGGCACAGATCAAGAGCGACCATCAGCACTCCAGCGTCAGCCTGGGCGACATCCACCGCATTGACGGCAATGCGGGCCGACAGGACGCGCGGGGGCAGGGCGCCGAACTGCGAACCGACGGCCATGGCGCGTTCCGGGCCGCGCTCGGGATGCTGCTCACCACCGAAGGTCAGGCGGGCGGCCTGGGTGGGATGAAAGACGTCACTGCAGCCCTGCGCTTGCTCGGTGACGCATCCGGCCGCCAGGATGCGCTTGCAAAAACGGCGCAAGACCATCGCGTGCAGGACAGCGGCGACCAGCACGCCGTGCAGCTCCAGCAGGAACGAGACGCTCGCGAGATCCGGGGCAGCGGTGAAGCTTTGGGCGAGTTCAGGCAGCCGCACCTGGTCATCAACAGCGCAGCCGGTGTGCAAAGCGTCGCGGCCACCACCACCCAGCAGGCCAGCGGCCGGCATCACGCCATCGTCACCGGTGAGCACACCAGCATCTCTGCCGGAGGCAGCGTGCTGGCGAGCGCCGCCCGCGCGATCCGCCTGTTCGCCCAAAAGGCCGGCATGCGGCTGTTCGCCGCAGAGGGGAACGTGGAAGTGCAGGCGCAAGAAGGCTGCGTCGACATTCGGGCCAGCGACACCATCCGCATCAAGGCCCGCGTCATTGAAATCGACGTCAGCCAGCTGGCCACGATCAATGGCGGCGGCAGTTTCAGCCGATGGGAAGCCGCCGGCGTCGATCACGGAACGCCGGGGCCGTGGACCGTGCGTTCGGCCGGGACGCAGTCGTCCGGGCCCCAGTCGATGCCGGTTCCGGTGGTCGACCTGCCGCGGGTGCCGGCCTATGCCGAGCAGTTCCAGGCCGTCAATCGGAACCAGGGCGGCGTGGCAGTGGCCGGTCTGCCTTTCAAAGCAACGGTGGCCGATGGCCGCACCCTCGAAGGGCACACCGATGCCCACGGACGCACGCCGATGTTCTTCGGCGATGCCGCGGAACTCGTGGAGGTCCACTGGGGCGGCTTGAAGCGAAGCGAGCTCTTTTCGGATCAGGCTGGCGACGACACGCCTAACTGCTGA
- a CDS encoding Ku protein, which produces MASVGSAPPSNRTVWKGAISFGLVHVPVGLYSATAASGIDFDWLDRRTMDPVGYKRINKKTGKEIGSEDIVKGVDYGDGRYVILSTEEIEKAYPKITQTIEIEAFIDADEVPFVYLEKPYYTAPINRGDKVYALLREALKRSNKVGVAKVVIATKQHLAVLIPCGPALVPNLLRWGGEIRSMESLKLPPSDIKALGVRQAELDMALALIADMTQPWDADQFRNSFADEVMKLVEEKAQSGEIHAVSRLDDSQPQNSGGAEVVDLTALLQRSLKRVAKTEPTQLSMVAPAPKAAAKTKAVPVSAKKLAGKPSVAPKKAAAKSAQASKSTRKAA; this is translated from the coding sequence ATGGCGTCCGTAGGCAGCGCGCCCCCGTCGAACCGCACCGTCTGGAAAGGTGCGATCAGTTTCGGGCTGGTTCATGTGCCGGTCGGCCTCTACTCGGCCACCGCCGCGAGCGGCATCGACTTTGACTGGCTCGACCGCCGCACCATGGACCCGGTTGGCTACAAGCGCATCAACAAGAAAACAGGAAAGGAAATCGGGTCCGAGGACATCGTGAAAGGCGTCGATTACGGCGACGGACGCTACGTGATTCTGTCGACCGAAGAGATCGAGAAGGCCTATCCCAAGATCACGCAGACGATCGAGATAGAAGCTTTCATCGATGCGGACGAGGTTCCATTCGTTTATCTGGAAAAGCCGTACTACACCGCGCCCATCAATCGCGGCGATAAGGTTTATGCCCTGCTGCGTGAGGCGTTGAAACGCAGCAACAAGGTCGGCGTAGCCAAGGTCGTCATCGCTACCAAGCAACATCTCGCGGTGCTGATTCCCTGTGGTCCGGCGCTGGTGCCGAACCTGCTGCGTTGGGGCGGTGAGATCCGGTCGATGGAATCGCTGAAGCTGCCGCCGAGCGACATCAAGGCTCTGGGCGTGCGGCAGGCCGAACTCGACATGGCGCTGGCCCTGATCGCCGACATGACGCAACCCTGGGACGCGGATCAGTTTCGAAATTCTTTCGCCGACGAGGTCATGAAGCTGGTCGAAGAAAAAGCGCAGTCGGGGGAGATTCACGCGGTGTCGCGTCTCGACGACAGCCAGCCGCAGAACAGCGGCGGCGCGGAAGTGGTTGATCTCACCGCGTTGCTGCAACGCAGCTTGAAACGGGTCGCCAAGACGGAGCCGACTCAATTGAGCATGGTCGCACCTGCACCGAAAGCCGCCGCGAAGACCAAGGCCGTGCCGGTCTCGGCAAAGAAGCTGGCGGGTAAACCTTCGGTAGCGCCCAAAAAAGCAGCAGCGAAGTCGGCGCAGGCGTCCAAATCGACACGAAAAGCGGCATAG
- a CDS encoding rhodanese-like domain-containing protein — translation MDMLLDLLTRYGVLLVFGWVLIEQLGVPIPAFPLLLVAGSLAARGELSLPLLLLASVVACLIADYAWYTAGGRFGSRVLRLMCRLSLTPDSCVTQTENVFDRWGARSLVVAKFVPGFASVATAMAGAFRIHRGAFLLYDAAGAALWSGLGLALGWIFAPAMESLLQTLQAFGRWGIAFLAACIGIYIARKAWMRLALKRQMVMPRIAVSELQAMLDKDPRPVLLDVRKPGLWELERIPGSLHFDAQAWQSAKSSPHRHATIVVYCDCPAEASAVIIASQLRQKGFRVVHPLGGGLEAWRQAGLRVEAG, via the coding sequence ATGGACATGCTGCTCGACTTGCTCACCCGCTACGGCGTTCTGCTGGTGTTCGGCTGGGTGTTGATCGAGCAGCTCGGCGTGCCGATTCCCGCGTTTCCGCTGCTGCTGGTCGCCGGTTCGCTCGCCGCGCGCGGGGAGCTCTCGCTGCCCCTGCTGCTGCTCGCCAGCGTGGTGGCCTGCCTCATCGCCGACTACGCCTGGTACACCGCCGGCGGCCGCTTCGGCAGCCGGGTGCTCAGGCTGATGTGCAGGCTCTCGCTCACGCCCGACAGCTGCGTCACCCAGACCGAAAACGTATTCGACCGCTGGGGCGCACGCTCTCTCGTGGTGGCCAAGTTCGTGCCCGGTTTCGCGTCGGTCGCCACCGCGATGGCCGGCGCTTTCCGCATCCACCGCGGTGCCTTTTTGCTGTACGACGCCGCCGGCGCGGCCCTGTGGTCCGGCCTGGGGCTGGCGTTGGGATGGATCTTCGCTCCCGCCATGGAATCGCTGCTGCAGACGCTGCAGGCCTTCGGCCGTTGGGGCATCGCTTTTTTGGCCGCCTGCATCGGCATCTACATCGCCCGCAAGGCCTGGATGCGGCTGGCGCTCAAGCGCCAGATGGTCATGCCCCGCATCGCGGTGAGCGAACTCCAGGCCATGCTCGACAAGGACCCTCGCCCGGTGTTGCTCGACGTGCGCAAGCCAGGTCTTTGGGAGCTGGAACGCATTCCCGGATCACTGCATTTCGACGCCCAGGCGTGGCAGTCGGCCAAGAGCAGCCCGCATCGCCACGCCACCATCGTCGTGTACTGCGATTGCCCTGCCGAAGCCTCGGCGGTGATCATCGCGTCGCAGCTGCGGCAAAAAGGCTTTCGCGTGGTCCACCCCCTGGGCGGCGGCCTGGAGGCCTGGCGGCAGGCCGGCCTGCGGGTCGAAGCCGGCTGA
- a CDS encoding plasmid stabilization protein: MPKGKKTTYTDKQQRQAEHIEQGYEDRGTSKPEAERRAWATVNKETGGGRKGGSGVGKATDTAPSRKGGSLGGAAAASRTAEERSASARKAAATRKRHAAQTGR; encoded by the coding sequence ATGCCAAAAGGCAAGAAGACCACCTATACCGACAAGCAGCAGCGCCAGGCGGAACACATCGAGCAAGGCTACGAGGACCGGGGCACATCCAAGCCCGAGGCCGAGCGCCGCGCCTGGGCTACGGTGAACAAGGAGACCGGTGGCGGCCGCAAGGGTGGCTCGGGTGTCGGAAAGGCGACGGACACCGCGCCGTCGCGCAAGGGCGGCAGTTTGGGCGGCGCGGCAGCAGCCTCCCGCACCGCCGAGGAAAGGTCGGCATCCGCCCGCAAGGCGGCCGCCACGCGCAAGCGCCATGCCGCGCAGACCGGTCGCTGA
- a CDS encoding DUF2254 domain-containing protein, whose product MKKPFHKIAAFLADTFWVVPGFMALLGVAGALALIEVDRRGWLVQAWAAAWLYDGGGTGARTLLGAVASSTIGVAGTVFSITIAALSLAAGQMGPRLLRNFTHDRGNQITLGAFLGTFAYALMVLRSVRTQDEGVFVPHLSLTVAIVLALACVATLVYFVGHMASRINVDTVIDLVGEEVRSAIRRLTTDVPPTSAPDASFWLGAEPVRDSRRGYLQHLDLDSLADWARTNDTAIELLVRPGDYVFPGAPIARMLPPREGADQAIRAATGLGGERSSAADLEFAIRQLVEVGVRALSKGINDPHTAISVLDRLGASLCDMACRELPGGVLKRDGRVVLVVPAVDYDGLVDAMFHMIRQDAAGSVAVLIRMVDVLAAVATCESRPHRVATLVRHMGLVLADAERSISNPSDLADLRRREARFRQVCEQR is encoded by the coding sequence TTGAAAAAACCATTCCACAAAATCGCGGCCTTTCTCGCAGACACTTTCTGGGTGGTTCCCGGCTTCATGGCGCTGCTGGGCGTGGCGGGAGCGCTGGCGTTGATCGAAGTCGACCGACGGGGCTGGCTGGTGCAGGCCTGGGCGGCCGCCTGGCTCTACGACGGTGGCGGCACCGGCGCCCGCACCCTGCTGGGGGCGGTCGCGTCCTCCACCATCGGTGTCGCCGGCACGGTGTTTTCCATCACCATCGCGGCCCTGTCGCTGGCGGCAGGCCAGATGGGGCCGCGCCTGCTGCGCAATTTCACGCACGACCGGGGCAACCAAATCACGCTGGGCGCTTTCCTGGGCACCTTCGCCTATGCGCTCATGGTGCTGCGCAGCGTGCGAACGCAGGATGAAGGCGTCTTCGTTCCCCACCTTTCGCTGACCGTCGCCATCGTGCTGGCCCTGGCGTGCGTCGCCACCCTGGTCTATTTCGTCGGCCACATGGCCAGCCGCATCAACGTCGATACCGTGATCGACCTGGTCGGCGAAGAAGTGCGTTCGGCCATCCGCCGGCTCACGACCGACGTGCCGCCTACATCGGCGCCCGATGCTTCGTTCTGGCTCGGCGCGGAGCCGGTCCGCGACAGCCGCCGGGGTTATCTGCAACATCTCGACCTCGACAGTCTCGCGGATTGGGCGCGAACCAACGACACCGCGATCGAACTGCTGGTGCGCCCGGGCGACTACGTGTTTCCCGGTGCTCCGATCGCCCGGATGTTGCCGCCTCGCGAGGGCGCCGACCAGGCCATCCGTGCCGCAACCGGGCTCGGCGGCGAACGCAGCAGCGCGGCGGATCTGGAGTTCGCCATCCGCCAGTTGGTGGAAGTCGGCGTGCGGGCGCTGTCCAAGGGCATCAATGATCCGCACACCGCCATCAGCGTGCTCGACCGCCTGGGTGCTTCGCTATGCGACATGGCCTGCCGCGAGTTGCCGGGCGGCGTGCTGAAGCGCGATGGGCGTGTCGTGCTTGTGGTGCCAGCGGTCGACTACGACGGCCTGGTCGACGCCATGTTTCACATGATTCGCCAGGATGCCGCCGGCAGCGTGGCGGTGCTGATTCGCATGGTCGACGTGCTGGCGGCGGTCGCCACCTGCGAAAGCCGACCGCACAGGGTGGCGACCCTGGTGCGCCACATGGGCCTGGTCCTGGCAGACGCCGAACGCAGCATTTCCAACCCCAGTGACCTGGCCGATCTGCGTCGGCGCGAGGCGCGTTTTCGCCAGGTCTGCGAACAGCGCTGA
- a CDS encoding NAD(P)H-dependent oxidoreductase, which produces MNILIVHAHPEPRSLNGSFKNFALEHLRAAGHQVAVSDLYAMHWKAAIDADDSVDGAAGQRFDASLDSKRAYEGGRQSPDISAEQDKLRWADAVILQFPLWWYSMPAILKGWVDRVYAFGFAYGVGEHSDARWGDRFGEGSMAGKRAMLMVTTGGWESHYAPRGINGPIDDILFPIQHGVLFYPGFEVLPPFVVYRTSKVDEAAFAGHCERLARRLDGLFTDEPIPFRRQNGGDYDIPALTLRADVAPGASGFSVHRAHR; this is translated from the coding sequence ATGAACATCCTCATCGTCCATGCCCACCCCGAACCGCGTTCGCTCAACGGTTCGTTCAAGAACTTCGCGCTCGAGCATCTGCGTGCTGCCGGCCACCAGGTGGCGGTATCAGACCTCTACGCCATGCACTGGAAGGCCGCGATCGACGCCGACGACAGCGTCGACGGCGCGGCGGGCCAGCGCTTCGACGCCTCGCTCGATTCGAAGCGCGCGTATGAGGGTGGCCGACAAAGCCCCGACATTTCTGCCGAGCAAGACAAGCTTCGTTGGGCCGACGCGGTGATCCTGCAGTTTCCGCTGTGGTGGTATTCCATGCCGGCCATCCTCAAAGGCTGGGTCGACCGGGTTTATGCCTTCGGTTTCGCCTATGGCGTGGGAGAGCATTCAGACGCGCGCTGGGGCGACCGTTTTGGCGAGGGCAGCATGGCCGGCAAACGCGCGATGCTGATGGTGACGACTGGTGGCTGGGAGTCGCACTACGCGCCGCGCGGCATCAACGGGCCGATCGACGACATCCTGTTCCCGATCCAGCACGGCGTGCTGTTCTACCCCGGCTTCGAGGTGTTGCCGCCCTTCGTCGTGTACCGCACGAGCAAGGTGGACGAGGCCGCTTTTGCCGGACACTGCGAGCGGCTCGCCCGCCGGCTCGACGGTTTGTTTACCGACGAGCCGATTCCGTTTCGACGGCAGAACGGAGGGGACTACGACATTCCAGCCCTGACCTTGCGCGCAGATGTCGCACCCGGCGCAAGCGGCTTCAGCGTTCATCGGGCCCATCGCTGA